In a genomic window of Zingiber officinale cultivar Zhangliang chromosome 9B, Zo_v1.1, whole genome shotgun sequence:
- the LOC122025749 gene encoding cytochrome b-c1 complex subunit 7-2, mitochondrial-like, with translation MASSFLKWLTDPRRNWFAAQHYKAISNRLKRYGLRYEDLYDPMYDLDIKEALNRLPREVVDARNQRLKRAIDLSMKHEYLPEDLQALQTPFRSYLKDMLALVKKESAEREALGALPLYQRTIT, from the exons ATGGCGTCTTCGTTTCTGAAGTGGCTCACCGACCCCCGTCGGAACTGGTTTGCGGCCCAGCACTACAAAGCCATCTCCAATCGCCTTAAGAGATATG GGCTGAGATATGAGGATCTGTATGATCCGATGTACGATCTGGACATTAAGGAGGCCCTGAACAGGCTGCCGCGCGAAGTGGTGGACGCCAGGAACCAACGCCTTAAGCGTGCCATCGATCTATCCATGAAGCACGAATACCTACCCGAGGATTTGCAG GCATTGCAGACACCTTTTAGAAGCTATCTCAAAGATATGCTTGCCCTT GTTAAAAAGGAGAGTGCAGAGCGCGAGGCGTTGGGAGCTCTCCCCCTGTACCAGCGCACAATTACTTAA